The DNA segment CGCCGATCAACGTCCAGACGAGTGCCTGCGTTCCTATCGACGCGGCCCGGAACTGCCACAGCGTCTGCGCCGAGAAGTTTTCCGGCACTTCCTGGATAGTGGGAAGCGCTTCCAGAGCAACGATGACGGCCAGCGCGTAGACGCCAAGGCCGACAAGCGCACCGTTCCACGCTCCGAGGCGATGGGCGAAGATCTTGCCGAGGCTCAGAGAGGCAAACGCCACTGCGAGCGAGAGTGCCATCATGCCGAAATAGAGCGCGGTGCGAATACCGATCGTTTCCGGCGAACCCACGGCGGGCGGGTTGGCGGGATATTTCATCTGCGGCACGAGATAGAGCACGATAAAGCCTGCCAGCGCGAGGAATGCCGCCGTCGCGCGCGGGCTGAGCCGCCCCAGACGGCCCTGAGCGAAGGCGTTGGCGATGCCGAACAGCCCGCCGAGCGCGGTTCCGAACACGACGAGGCCGGTGAGAAGCCCTGCCGTACTCTGGA comes from the Rhodomicrobium lacus genome and includes:
- a CDS encoding CbtA family protein is translated as MAGSYLARGMLAGLLAALVTFLFAYTVGEPPVDQAIAFEEQTAKAEAAAKEARGEPAAAEEPELVSRKVQSTAGLLTGLVVFGTALGGLFGIANAFAQGRLGRLSPRATAAFLALAGFIVLYLVPQMKYPANPPAVGSPETIGIRTALYFGMMALSLAVAFASLSLGKIFAHRLGAWNGALVGLGVYALAVIVALEALPTIQEVPENFSAQTLWQFRAASIGTQALVWTLIGAFFGLFAERTVARRIAAKPVAA